A single genomic interval of Capsicum annuum cultivar UCD-10X-F1 unplaced genomic scaffold, UCD10Xv1.1 ctg39801, whole genome shotgun sequence harbors:
- the LOC124891683 gene encoding uncharacterized protein LOC124891683, producing MKKKPSESFREFAIKWREQASRVKPPLKDQELIDIFLQTQESDYFHHLLAAVGKPFAEAIKIGEMVENGIKSGKIMSQTALRATTQAIQSGSGSFGNRKKKEEGSMMASGPGNAQRGWNSPYVHVQQGQPSPPQHYYTPQPAVLNAQAYSRPPQRPQWRAPAPQGFRPRQPNLQAPRNPYVTEDYTREQRSKENFTPIGESYTSLLRKLVKLGWIEPVLPFKVDPNASWFDPNVRCEYHSNV from the exons atgaagaaaaaaccatctgaaagttttcgagagtttgccataaaatggagagaacaggcGTCTAGAGTCAAGCCGCCACTGAAGGACCAGGAACTGATCGACatttttctccaaactcaagagtccgattattttcatcatttactagccgcggttggtaaacctttcgccgaagcaataaaaattggggaaatggtggagaatggcatcaaatcaggaaaaatcatgagccaaaccgccctcagggccactacacaagccattcagAGTGGATCAG GTAGTTTCGGAAAtcggaagaagaaggaggaaggatccatgatggcGTCAGGACCGGGCAATGCCCAAAGGGGATGGAACTCCCCTTACGTTCATGTCCAACAGGGACAACCTagccctcctcaacattattatacgcctcaacctgctgttcttaatgctcaagcgtaTTCCCGACCTCCGCAGCGGCCACAATGGCGGGCACCTGCGCCACAAGGTTTTCGTCCGCGCCAGCCGAATTTACAAGCCCCTCGTAATCCGTATGTTACGGAAGACTATACAAGGGAACAGAGgtcaaaggaaaacttcaccccaattggagagtcatatacGAGCCTGTTGCGGAAATTagtcaaattaggatggattgaacctgttttgcctttcaaagtggatccgaatgctagttggtttgatcctaatgtaaggtgtgagtaccattccaACGTCTAA